In Aegilops tauschii subsp. strangulata cultivar AL8/78 chromosome 3, Aet v6.0, whole genome shotgun sequence, one genomic interval encodes:
- the LOC109735226 gene encoding chitinase CLP produces MARVLLLVLAASLAALASSKGLPVLAPVTKDTATSLYTIPFHDGANLVLDVAGPLVWSTCDGGQPPAEIPCSSPTCLLANAYPAPGCPAPSCGSDRHDKPCTAYPYNPVTGACAAGSLFHTKFVANTTDGNKPVSKVNVGVVAACAPSKLLASLPRGSTGVAGLADSGLALPAQVASAQKVANRFLLCLPTGGLGVAIFGGGPLPWPQFTQSMDYTPLVAKGGSPAHYISLKSIKVENTRVPVSERALATGGVMLSTRLPYVLLRRDVYRPLVDAFTKALAAQPANGAPVARAVKPVAPFELCYDTKSLGNNLGGYWVPNVGLAVDGGSDWAMTGKNSMVDVKPGTACVAFVEMKGVEAGDGRAPAAILGGAQMEDFVLDFDMEKKRLGFSRLPQFTGCSSFNFAGST; encoded by the coding sequence ATGGCACgagtcctcctcctcgtcctggCCGCCTCGCTCGCTGCGCTGGCGTCGTCCAAAGGTCTTCCGGTGCTCGCTCCGGTCACCAAGGACACCGCTACCTCCCTCTACACAATCCCCTTCCACGACGGCGCCAACCTCGTCCTCGACGTCGCCGGCCCGCTCGTCTGGTCCACGTGCGACGGCGGCCAGCCGCCGGCGGAGATCCCGTGCAGCAGCCCCACCTGCCTCCTCGCCAACGCCTACCCTGCCCCGGGCTGCCCCGCGCCCAGCTGCGGCAGCGACAGGCACGACAAGCCGTGCACGGCCTACCCATACAACCCGGTCACCGGCGCGTGCGCCGCCGGGAGCCTCTTCCACACGAAGTTCGTGGCCAACACCACCGACGGGAATAAACCGGTGAGCAAGGTGAACGTCGGGGTCGTGGCGGCGTGCGCGCCGAGCAAGCTCCTGGCGTCGCTGCCCCGGGGCTCCACGGGCGTGGCCGGGCTCGCGGACTCCGGCCTAGCGCTGCCGGCGCAGGTGGCGTCCGCGCAGAAGGTCGCCAACAGGTTCCTCCTCTGCCTCCCCACCGGCGGACTTGGCGTGGCCATCTTCGGCGGCGGCCCGCTCCCGTGGCCGCAATTCACACAGTCCATGGACTACACCCCGCTCGTCGCCAAGGGAGGTAGCCCCGCGCACTACATCTCCCTCAAGTCCATCAAAGTGGAGAACACCCGCGTCCCCGTATCGGAGCGGGCGCTCGCCACCGGCGGCGTTATGCTCAGCACGAGGCTGCCCTACGTCTTGCTCCGCCGCGACGTGTACCGCCCGTTGGTGGACGCGTTCACCAAGGCCCTGGCGGCGCAGCCTGCCAACGGAGCGCCCGTGGCGCGCGCCGTGAAGCCTGTGGCGCCGTTCGAGCTCTGCTACGACACGAAGTCACTGGGCAACAACCTCGGCGGGTACTGGGTGCCGAACGTTGGGCTGGCAGTCGACGGCGGGAGTGACTGGGCGATGACCGGGAAGAACTCGATGGTGGACGTCAAGCCGGGGACGGCGTGCGTTGCGTTCGTGGAGATGAAGGGGGTGGAGGCCGGCGACGGCAGGGCGCCGGCGGCGATCCTCGGAGGAGCCCAGATGGAGGACTTCGTGCTCGACTTCGACATGGAGAAGAAGCGGCTCGGGTTTAGCAGGCTGCCGCAATTTACGGGTTGCAGCAGCTTCAATTTCGCTGGAAGCACCTAG